In Crassostrea angulata isolate pt1a10 chromosome 4, ASM2561291v2, whole genome shotgun sequence, one genomic interval encodes:
- the LOC128181325 gene encoding uncharacterized protein LOC128181325, whose product MRCDPKITLLTLISNVLTEQQPGICSYGSQGNPIECCRNYKLVGNTCQACTPGTFGENCKEECPIGSYGQLCKENCSCDPCDKVTGCLNKTVRRDSEDGTESVQFHWPSIFISLTGSFVVCFTFCIIMISISRRRKPVTRGCVVSNLQEKDLTASKNVYDYLRKESYNVLKLTTADKE is encoded by the exons ATGCGTTGCGACCCAAAAATAACTCTTCTGACACTTATTTCAAATGTCCTTACCGAACAACAGCCAGGAATATGTTCCTATGGTTCTCAAGG GAATCCGATAGAGTGTTGCCGGAATTATAAACTTGTTGGAAACACTTGCCAGG CGTGCACTCCTGGAACTTTCGGAGAAAACTGCAAGGAAGAATGCCCAATAGGATCATATGGACAACTCTGCAAAGAGAATTGTTCGTGTGACCCATGTGATAAGGTCACGGGATGCTTAAACAAAACAG TGAGACGTGATTCAGAGGATGGAACTGAATCTGTTCAATTTCACTGGCCaagtattttcatttcattaactGGAAGTTTTGTCGTTTGTTTTACCTTTTGCATCATAATGATTAGTATTTCAAG gAGAAGGAAGCCCGTAACTCGGGGATGCGTTGTGTCAAATTTACAag AAAAGGATCTGACAGCCTCTAAAAATGTATATGATTATCTGAGAAAGGAATCCTATAACGTTCTCAAGCTGACGACAGCGGATAAAGAGTAG
- the LOC128181320 gene encoding uncharacterized protein LOC128181320, whose protein sequence is MNILISAMCILYVLTLLKAMRSFCVSHINPGICSNTSNGQPLVCCPNYQIVGTSCQECLAGYRGENCAEDCALGFYGRLCRERCSCDPCDKVYGCQNINNGYKYSTTSEQDEGPKAYHWLTLLTLASGCFAICFMLCLTVVCIFRWNSTTRTFLLTKHDTQNDGNLPEILRYNPLQRLSGVETSNTTGKETVYPIYSCHDEDLFFMTKANRTEDVQDVYGHIDPKDGCYNILKLKALDEKDDFNTNDYMKAENSVSATTLTASNNSNTDDLKSKRLIKREQMKHQKDLFRTLNSFKQKDTNERKRLRYSFVKSTEII, encoded by the exons ATGAATATTCTAATATCTGCAATGTGCATTTTGTATGTACTAACTCTTCTAAAGGCAATGCGTAGTTTTTGTGTATCACATATTAATCCAGGAATATGTTCAAATACGTCTAATGG ACAGCCTCTGGTGTGTTGTCCAAATTATCAAATAGTCGGAACCTCATGCCAAG AATGTTTGGCCGGATATCGAGGAGAAAATTGTGCAGAGGATTGTGCTTTAGGGTTTTATGGAAGACTCTGTAGAGAGAGATGTTCCTGTGATCCATGTGATAAAGTCTACGGatgtcaaaatataaataatgggTACAAGTACAGTACAACTTCGG AACAAGATGAGGGTCCAAAGGCATATCACTGGCTCACATTGTTAACGCTGGCATCGGGTTGTTTTGCAATTTGTTTCATGTTATGCCTAACCGTTGTTTGTATATTCAG ATGGAACTCGACCACAAGGACGTTTTTGCTGACTAAACACg aTACTCAAAATGATGGTAATCTTCCCGAAATTCTTCGATATAACCCATTGCAAAGGTTAAGTGGAGTTGAAACATCTAATACAACTGGTAAAGAAACAGTTTATCCAATTTACAGTTGTCATGATGAAGACCTATTTTTTATGACTAAAGCAAATAGAACAGAAGACGTTCAAGATGTATATGGTCATATAGACCCAAAGGATGGATGTTATAATATTCTCAAACTCAAGGCACTGGATGAAAAAGatgattttaatacaaatgACTATATGAAAGCAGAAAACAGTGTATCTGCAACAACATTAACAGCATCAAACAATAGTAATACAGATGACCTTAAGTCCAAAAGATTGATAAAACGAGAGCAAATGAAACACCAGAAAGATTTATTTCGAACACTTAATAGTTTTAAACAGAAGGACACAAATGAAAGGAAAAGGTTAAGGTACAGCTTTGTTAAATCAACAgaaattatataa